The genomic window GTCATAAATGTTCTTcaatgaaaaaacagaagctaaaatgaagaattaaataaaaatgtatttattattctttacaataaaaaaaaataaaatccttgaacattgatttaaattgtcaggaaagaagaggaaggaatttaaaaggtaaaaaaggtatatgtgtttaaaaatccctaaaatcattttaaaggttgtatttttttctctaaaattttctttctgaaagttataagaagcaaagtaaaaaaaataaatgaatttatttaaacaagtgaagaccaagtcttaaaagtattttcttggcttttcaaattctatttgagttttgtctctcttagaattaaaaatgtcgagcaaagtgagaccagcttgctagtaaataaatacaatttaaaaaaacagaggcagctcactggtaagtgctgctatttgtgctatttttagaacaggccagcgggcgactcatctggtccttacgggcgacctcttggtgacccctgctctaaaccaggggtagggaacctatggctctagagccagatgtggctcttttgatgactgcattaggctctcagataaatcttagctggcattgcttaacacgataagtcagtgtttttcaaccttttttgagccaaaacacatttttttcaacgaaaaaattctgaggcgcaccaccagcagaaaacattaaaaaaattaaactcagtagctgatattgacaaaaaaaaaattgttctcgcaatagctcttgtctctatgtaggtcaggggtgcccacactttttctgcaggcgagctacttttcaattgaccaactcgaggggatctacctcatttatatatatcatttatatttatttatttatgaaagagacatttttgtaaacaagttaaatgtgtttaatgataatacaagcatgtgtaacacatatagatgtctttctttcacgaagacaagaatataagttggtgtattacctgattctgatgacttgcattgattggaatcagacagtaatgatgataacgcccacattttcaaatggaggagaaaagaagttgtcctttctgtacaataccacatgaaagtggttgctttttggcatctaattcatccagcttccatacactttacaagaaaaacattggcggcaaattccgtagcttgcttgattgacattcacggcacccgagggtcttgtgagatgacgctggctgctgccagttcattattatgaaaaaatgacagagaggaaggcgagaaacactttttatttcaacagactttcgcgccgtcccgtccgtcaaaactctaaaggccgactgcacatttcctatcttcacaataaaagccctgcttcatgctgcctgcgctaacaaaataagagtctcggaaagctggcgtgcacaagtgatgtgcacgccagctttctgagggatcgcttgtgcacgccagttttcccagactctgtatttagttagcgcaggcagcatgaagcagggcttttattgtgaagataggaaatgtgcagtcggcctttagagttttgacggaaggtacggcgcgagagtctgttgaaataaaaagtgtttctcgccttcctctcggtcatattttcataataatgatcttgcagcagccagcgtcatctcacaagaccctccggtaccgtgaatgtcatttaagtgacgtcttggtgaagattgatgatcactcatttttaggtctatttttttttaaaagcctggctggagatcgactgacacaccccccgcggtcgactggtagctcgcgatcgacgtaatgggcacccctgctctaggtgtactgtcaagccgtaacttattttgagttttttcggtgttttcctgtgtgacttgcgctcctattttggtggcttttcttcttttgttggtattttcctgtagcagtttcatgtcgtcCTTGAACGCGattcatcgcacctgctttgtttttacaatcaagactattccagttgtgcggacgcactccttctttgtgcggacattgttgattgtcatgccatgtacggatgtactttgtggacgccgtctgctccgcacactgtaagtctttgctgtcgtccagcattctgtttttgtttactttacaaccagttcagttttaattttgctttgcgtcaatgccttttcttagcagcactcgccttttgtttaattTTAGTTTAAGTGtcggatacctttttacctacatgctgcctcccgcatattgtgatcacgacataccatgttcctgacatctacaaaagcaattagctacctgctgccacctactgatatggaagagtattacacgctagacagcacagacactcaataacagcacatttttgaattatagttacaggtttgcaaaaaatattatcaacccaaataggtgaaattacataatctctccaacgacacaccagactgtatctcagggCACACtacagtgtgccgcggcacagtggttgaaaaaaacagcgataagtaatgaataattccgctggtaatcacagtgttaaaaataacgttcaaattataaaacattctcatgcattttaatccatccatccgttttctaccgttcctgttcaagaagtcgcattaatggttttattcattagcttcagaataacaatgttattaaaaagaagaagatacttatagtattcttaaaatgttggtcttacttaaaaatgcacacatttatttgtattcagtgttaaaaaatattatatggctctctcagaaatacattttataatatttggctttcatggctctttcaggcaaaaaggttcccgacccctgctctaaagtatgGTCACACAATAACAATATGTCAAGTAGCATGTTACATTTTCACAACAAAGAGCTTTTTTTCGTTCTAAATGCCACTTTACATTGGGACATGGggaaaattgtcaacaacaacaaaagtgcaAACCGTACAAAGACATACAAGAAACATCACACTAATAAAATAGTAGGGATAGAACACTTTTACAATAAATCCCGTTTTTTGGACCATTTCTGAGGGCTCATTTTGCAGCCGTGGTGGCCAACGAGAATATTGGTGAGCATGAACAATAATGGAGTGCGCTTTTATAATGCCACAAAAAAAACgtaacgttaaaggggaacattatcaccagacctatgtaagcgtcaatatataccttgatggtgcaggaaaaaagaccatctattttttcaaccgatttccgaactctaaatgggtgaattttggcgaattaaacgcctttctgtttatcgcgctggaggcgatgacgtcagaatgtgacgtcgccgcggtaacacacccgccattttcattttcaacacattattttccgttttttcgactattttttggaaccttggagacatcatgcctcgccggtgtgttgttggagggtgtaacaacactaacagggagggattcaagttgcaccactggcccggagatgccaaagtgtctgccaccagacccccattgaatgtaccagagtgtctccacatttgaccggcgatgctaaggcagacatggcacagagatgtatggataacctgcagatgcatttgcaacgatagtcaacgaaatcacaaaggtgagttttgttgattttgactgccatctaatcgatgctaacatgctatttaccggcggtgctaaagcagacatggaacagagatgtatggataacctgtagatgcatttgcaactatattacatttccttccacccacatttaatgcgaaacaaacacttaccaatcgacggatttaagttgctccagtgtcaaaagatgcgaaagtcctgatcgtttggtccgcacattttaccggcgatgctaacgcagctattcggccatgctatagctatgaatagcatcaatagctagtcgctcaatagcttcagtttcttcttcaatattttcatactccaaccatctgtttcaatacatgcgtaatctgttgaatcgcttaagtcgctgaaatccgagtttgaatcccagctaatgtcgctatatcttgctgtggtattcccattgtttgtttacattggcagcactgtgtgacgtcacagggaaatggccagtgtcttcgcagagagtcgaaaataaggcactttaaagctttatttcgggatattccgagaccggtaacattttgaaaaaaacttcaaaaaatacaacaagccactgggaactgatttttattgtttttaacccttttgaaattgtgataatgttcccctttaaggttttagaatgacttaaacgtgtggacaacgctgaagaaacaagtccctgtcagaaaaccaacacattcagctgaactgcaccaatttggtCAAGAGGAGCGgtccaaaaattcaaccagaagcttgtggaacttgccaaggaacatgtaagcaacttttgacccagcagatttactcactttttcagtagacccataataaattcataaaagaaccaaaacttcatgaatgttttctgtgaccaacaagtatgtgctccaatcactctatcacaaaaacaataagagttgtagaaacaattggaaactcaagacagccatgactttatgttctttacaagtgtatgtcaacttttgatcacgactgtatattCGATTTTACGAGCGGCCCCAGTTCTAACTGTGATGTTGCTCTCAAAAAGATACAAGTTCTACACCCCCGTCTAGAACACAACCCTGCATAAACATAACCGGCGAGTGCAGGTAAGTAGCAGGCGATATCTACAGTTGACGACGTAAGGGCTTCGGATTGGCTGACTAATGTCAACATCAACTGTTGTCGACATAACCAATACCAAAACTAGTCCTCACACCTTTATGGCCACACCAATCAACGCCTTTGCTCCGGCGGTTGTATCACAACCTAAAGGTTTCTGGTTCGGTCTGAGACTCAGTAGGTAAATGAGGTAACTGTGTCAAATCACTTTACGGTACAAAAATACTCTATGGGTGAAAACCCAACATGGACTTCTGTAAACAGTGTTGACGCTGATGACTGTAACCTTGTGATGCCTCGTGGCATTTGGAGAGTTAAGTGCTTTACAATTGACATTCTCAAAGTGGAAATAAGGAGGTAGTGGCTATTGTCCgaaaaattgtatgtaagttATCAAAAAAACTTTgttctctgagttcccagtgaacagaAAAGAGGTGGTCTTTGTTGCAACAAACCAAAGGCTGGTAAAATTCCGCTGTGTACAATGGGAAAggacgggaggggttatctattgtgatccaaaaccttcccaagctcgatccaggaccagtccaagcccgaggcatctttttgtctgtttacataccccccattcctttagaaacagctgttgttatgtagACAGGGAATATCCAAATAGATATCGAGCGTGGGGGAcgctgtaagaggttacaggtcgacacgtttctcctcaaattgagcaaaattgaactctgtctctgtttatttccttgcttcttgtcttgcgtAATAGATGTCATCCGTGTTTGAAGCTGACGGTTGTCAAGTATTGTTCTTGACCAGCTGAACATGGTTGCAGTTAAAGTGGGCAGTTTCTACAGACTACGATATAAGTAGGTTGTAACAATTCCACCTTTGGCTTCATCTGAAGCGAACTCAGTTATCCCACGCTCGATAGAGTGAGACGGACACCACATTTTCTTTCGCCAAATGTCCGCcgtggttgttttttttactcaaagctAACATTTCTATGCCCTGCTCTGAAACACTTCTTCGGCCCGTACGCCCTGCTCTCGCCGCCACATCTCGCTCAGCTTTGTCACTGAACATTTGATTGTGGACTCGGTTTCTCAGTCCAAAGAGTAGCCGGTTGTTACGGCCGCCGCTATCTCCGCAGTTGGTAGCTTCTAACGTTGTTTGCACGTTTTGTTTCCGAAAACAGCCGGAAATCCTCCCCCACACCTGCCACTCCAACAGATTGGAGAAGCCCCTGGACTTGCACACCAACTGGAATCCTCTTTTGAAGTTGTCGTTGTAGTAGCCGTAGATGATGGGGTTGACGCTGGAATTCGAGAATGCCAGCCAATGGGCGAAAGGGAAGATGTAGCTGATCAATAGATCCAGCTGGTCTTGTTCCAAACCGGCGTAGTCTGCCATCAGCATTAGGGTCCAGAGTGGTAACCATGACAACATAAAAAGCAAAGTCACAAGGACCAGCATCTTTATCGCCCGGATTTTTCTCTGAGAAACCGCCCGCTGAATGTTGGCCCCGTGTGGCCTTCGATTTGCGACCCCGGGTGAACACAGTTTGACTCCGATGGTGCCGTACATGGCGGCGATGACCATCAATGGCACCACGTAGATGTGCGCAAAAAGAACCGCCGTGTAAACCTTGGTCATCTTGGGGTTGGCAAAGTTCTCATAGCAGATCTGCAGAGGTATTGTGTGGTTGAAATCTTCATTGTAGACCATGTTGTGAAAAGGAACTTCCTCCACGGTCAGTGCGACCGCAGCTGGACACATGAAGGCCATGGCGAGCACCCAGATCAGCACAATAGCTGCCTGGGCAACACGTACGGTTGGCTTGGGGTACAGAGGGTACACGATGCAGCGAAACCTGTCGGGGGgaaaaaataagaaatattagACAAATCACAGCTCCCGTTGTACAAGCCCTGGAAAACGTTAAGCAATCACCAGACTTCGAGGATTTCATTCAGTTgtgtaaaaaacccaaaaccagcaaaGT from Nerophis ophidion isolate RoL-2023_Sa linkage group LG07, RoL_Noph_v1.0, whole genome shotgun sequence includes these protein-coding regions:
- the npffr1l2 gene encoding neuropeptide FF receptor 1 like 2, whose amino-acid sequence is MAMLSNLGDEMPEMELGSANTSNTSLSDSMHNITLLPYYPHALYVATSYMLAYLFIFLLCMVGNLLVCLIVLGSRRMRTVTNIFILNLAVSDLLVGIFCIPTTLVDNLITGWPFSKIMCKLSGFVQGVSVSASVFTLVAIAVERFRCIVYPLYPKPTVRVAQAAIVLIWVLAMAFMCPAAVALTVEEVPFHNMVYNEDFNHTIPLQICYENFANPKMTKVYTAVLFAHIYVVPLMVIAAMYGTIGVKLCSPGVANRRPHGANIQRAVSQRKIRAIKMLVLVTLLFMLSWLPLWTLMLMADYAGLEQDQLDLLISYIFPFAHWLAFSNSSVNPIIYGYYNDNFKRGFQLVCKSRGFSNLLEWQVWGRISGCFRKQNVQTTLEATNCGDSGGRNNRLLFGLRNRVHNQMFSDKAERDVAARAGRTGRRSVSEQGIEMLALSKKNNHGGHLAKENVVSVSLYRAWDN